From Scatophagus argus isolate fScaArg1 chromosome 2, fScaArg1.pri, whole genome shotgun sequence, a single genomic window includes:
- the chrna6 gene encoding neuronal acetylcholine receptor subunit alpha-6, translating to MQQAAGWTFLLLLVGLMARDCFSSKAEDRLFRKLFRRYNQFIRPVENVSDPVTVEFEVSISQLVKVDEVNQIMETNLWLRHIWNDYKLRWIPADFDGIEFIRVPSNKIWRPDIVLYNNAVGDFLVEDKTKALLKFDGTITWIPPAIFKSSCPMDITYFPFDYQNCSMKFGSWTYDKAKIDLVLIGSKVNLKDFWESGEWEIIDAPGYKHDIKYNCCEEIYPDITYSFYIRRLPLFYTINLIIPCLLISFLTVLVFYLPSDCGEKVTLCISVLLSLTVFLLVITETIPSTSLVIPLIGEYLLFTMIFVTLSIVITVFVLNVHYRTPMTHTMPGWVRSVFLKVLPRIMLMRRPIDEDSKTRGLDNSGEAGGVGGGGGGGGGKGGKKRKNSLMQQVGGGSLNCLDFGDNKLSSLEGCTGKKCPCPCQHGKETPETPDMGKASRQLSPQSINTVVAFSVVSPEIKQAIESVKYIAENMRSRNKAKEVEDDWKYVAMVIDRIFLWVFVTVCVLGTIGLFLQPLCGFVS from the exons ACTGCTTTTCATCCAAGGCAGAGGACCGGCTGTTCAGGAAACTCTTCAGAAGATATAACCAGTTCATCAGACCAGTGGAGAATGTCTCTGACCCTGTCACTGTGGAGTTTGAGGTCTCCATCTCACAGCTGGTCAAAGTT GATGAGGTGAATCAGATCATGGAAACAAATTTATGGCTCAGACAT aTTTGGAATGACTACAAGCTGCGATGGATACCCGCAGATTTTGACGGCATTGAGTTCATTAGAGTTCCGTCAAACAAGATCTGGAGGCCTGACATTGTGCTCTACAACAA TGCTGTAGGTGACTTCCTGGTGGAGGATAAAACCAAGGCTCTGCTGAAGTTTGATGGAACAATCACATGGATTCCTCCAGCCATTTTCAAATCCTCCTGTCCCATGGACATTACCTACTTCCCCTTTGACTATCAGAACTGCTCCATGAAGTTTGGTTCCTGGACTTATGACAAAGCCAAGATTGACCTGGTACTTATTGGCTCTAAG GTGAACCTGAAAGACTTCTGGGAGAGCGGTGAATGGGAAATCATTGACGCTCCAGGCTACAAGCATGATATCAAGTACAACTGCTGTGAAGAAATCTACCCAGACATCACCTACTCCTTCTACATTCGGCGCCTGCCACTCTTCTACACCATCAACCTCATCATCCCCTGcctcctcatctctttcctCACAGTGCTGGTTTTCTATCTCCCGTCAGACTGTGGAGAGAAGGTCACGCTCTGTATCTCCGTCCTGCTCTCCCTCACTGTGTTCCTGCTCGTTATCACGGAGACCATCCCCTCCACGTCTCTGGTCATCCCGCTCATTGGAGAGTACTTGCTCTTCACAATGATCTTCGTCACACTCAGCATCGTCATCACTGTGTTCGTGCTGAATGTACACTACCGCACGCCAATGACCCACACTATGCCGGGTTGGGTGCGCTCTGTGTTTCTCAAAGTGCTGCCAAGGATTATGCTGATGCGGAGGCCAATTGATGAAGACAGCAAGACTCGGGGGTTGGACAACAGTGGGGAGGCAGGAGGAGtcggagggggaggaggaggtggaggagggaaaggagggaagaaaagaaagaatagcTTGATGCAG CAGGTTGGAGGGGGCTCCCTCAACTGTCTGGACTTTGGGGACAATAAGCTATCGTCCTTGGAGGGGTGCACTGGGAAGAAATGCCCTTGCCCCTGCCAGCATGGGAAGGAGACCCCAGAAACACCTGATATGGGGAAGGCGTCACGTCAACTGAGTCCACAGAGCATCAATACTGTGGTGGCCTTTTCTGTGGTGTCACCTGAGATCAAACAGGCCATCGAGAGCGTCAAGTACATCGCTGAGAACATGAGGAGTCGCAACAAGGCCAAAGAG GTGGAGGATGACTGGAAGTATGTTGCCATGGTGATCGATAGAATCTTCCTTTGggtgtttgtgactgtgtgcgTCCTGGGAACCATAGGCCTTTTCCTCCAGCCTCTTTGTGGCTTTGTCTCATAA